GCGGGCACCTGATGGGTGTCGAGCCAGACATGCGCCAGCCGCTGCGGCACCCATTCCGACAACAGATTGGCGATCTGCCGCTTCGTACCGTTTTTCGCGTCGATGAGCGCGGCCGCGGCGTCGCGCTCTGGCAGCAGATTGATGTGGATCGGCTCGCCGGGTTGCCAGTAACTCGAGATCTGCAGCACGCCTGGGCCCGACAGGCCGCGATGCGTGAGCAGCAGATCTTCAGTGAACTCGGCACCGGCCTTTTTATTGCCCGTCGACAGTTGCACTTCGAGCGAGACGCCCGACAGCGCGGCGAACGGCTCCCAGTCGGCGGGCGCGAAGGTCAGCGGCACCAACGCGGGGCGCATGTCGATCAACTTGTGGCCGAACTGCTTGGCGATCCGGTATGCAAAATCGGTCGCGCCGATCTTCGGGATCGACAGGCCGCCGGTCGCGATCACGAGCGCCTTGGTGGCCATCGTGCCCGCCGTCGTGCCGAGCAGGAACTGTCCCTCGCCGTCCTGGCGCACCTCTTCGACGGATAGCGGCGTGCGCCATGCAACCGCACCTGCGTCGCACTCGCTCTTCAGCACGTTGATGACCGCATCGCTCGACTGGTCGCAGAACAGCTGGCCCTTGTGCTTCTCGTGCCACGTCACGCGATGCTGCTTCAACAACGCCATAAAGTCGCGCGGCGTATAGCGCGCGAGCGCCGAACGGCAAAAATGCGGATTCGCAGACAGATAATTGGCGGGCCCCGCATACAGATTCGTGAAGTTGCAGCGCCCACCGCCGGAAATGCGGATTTTCTCCGCGAGGCGCTGCGAGTGGTCGATTAGCGCCACGCGCCGGCCGAGTTGCCCGGCCACGGCCGCGCACATCATGCCGGCCGCGCCTGCGCCGATCACCGCGATATCGAAGGATTCCATGGGGCCGCATTGTACCTGCCGGACTGGCGCGTCCGCGCGGGCAGTCTGCTGGCCGCCTGCGGCTGCCAGTGCGCGCTGGTATACTTTCAGGCTTACCTTTTACTTTCGGGCGCGCCTCGCGTACGTCCGTCTCAAGCGATTCATCATGCTCGTTCTCGGCATCGAAAGCTCCTGCGACGAAACCGGTCTCGCGCTCTACGACACGGAGCGCGGCCTGCTCGCGCACGCGCTGCATTCGCAGATCGCGATGCATCGGGAGTACGGCGGCGTCGTGCCGGAGCTTGCGTCGCGCGACCATATCCGCCGAGCGTTGCCGCTGCTCGAAGAAGTGATGGAGCGTGCTGGCGTCGCGCGCGGCGACATCGACGCGATCGCTTACACGCAAGGGCCCGGACTCGCGGGTGCGCTGCTGGTCGGCGCGAGCGTTGCCAATTCGCTGGCGATGGCGTGGAACAAGCCGACCG
The genomic region above belongs to Paraburkholderia sp. HP33-1 and contains:
- a CDS encoding NAD(P)/FAD-dependent oxidoreductase, translated to MESFDIAVIGAGAAGMMCAAVAGQLGRRVALIDHSQRLAEKIRISGGGRCNFTNLYAGPANYLSANPHFCRSALARYTPRDFMALLKQHRVTWHEKHKGQLFCDQSSDAVINVLKSECDAGAVAWRTPLSVEEVRQDGEGQFLLGTTAGTMATKALVIATGGLSIPKIGATDFAYRIAKQFGHKLIDMRPALVPLTFAPADWEPFAALSGVSLEVQLSTGNKKAGAEFTEDLLLTHRGLSGPGVLQISSYWQPGEPIHINLLPERDAAAALIDAKNGTKRQIANLLSEWVPQRLAHVWLDTHQVPAEARVADLPDKALRRIGEALSRWTITPNGTEGYRKAEVTRGGVDTRGLSSTTMMSSRVPGLYFIGEAVDVTGWLGGYNFQWAWASGVAAGESAAEYARGLDGAMAL